A DNA window from Rhipicephalus sanguineus isolate Rsan-2018 chromosome 8, BIME_Rsan_1.4, whole genome shotgun sequence contains the following coding sequences:
- the LOC125759734 gene encoding uncharacterized protein LOC125759734, producing MSNILYPSTGWTSSLARLPRLRDRDHSQLACAPGTGKKARRSYKLLTESYVITSTLRACYEQEKNARYFIKARCYRSKKKTQTPYLVCATISGDGSVLDGKCECPAGNHFCSHVQAVLDTLRLLQEKGFGEVPAHMSCTDLPQYWRRPRGNTIKGSSLQNVDWRRVGEGGRDLPLPCRLDLSAIKERNVEDWRKDLAQFAQALSDANADSALVTVLAAADRAPVCSSRCGTVFCGSPLAYQQPLVPHGFTVLLCSYLGEKLNKHDKSATPCLPKPMVPFTGSSQWAIPGGISGGKRRILEKIVFSPLQAQCLEKNSQQQRASQTWCQERKHRLTSSNFGTVLMRSHWSSKGLGHLTSAKDLSRVPAVRYGIANEARALQRYQDVLRHTGQDVELQSVGLFVNPEQPWLGASPDAIVHDPVEDPPWGCVEVKCPYSMKDADQEKLFSCRDICVSFDSLNHPALKQSHPYFAQVMGQMAITKLQWADFVMYGENYICVQRVRFDEKVWHEMKAKLDSFYFDTLLPYFVRNVG from the exons atgagcaacattttgtacccttcaacgggttggacgagcagtttggctcgactgccgcggttgcgggaccgtgaccacagccaactcgcgtgcgcgcccggaacgggaaaaaaggctcgccgaagctacaaacttctcaccgagaGCTATGTCATCACATCGACTCTACGTGCGTGCTACGAGCAAGAAAA GAACGCCAGGTACTTCATAAAAGCACGGTGCTACCGCAGCaaaaagaagacacaaacacCTTATCTTGTTTGTGCCACCATCAGTGGCGATGGTAGTGTGCTTGACGGGAAATGTGAGTGCCCTGCTGGAAACCATTTTTGCAGCCATGTTCAGGCAGTGCTGGACACACTTCGACTGCTGCAAGAGAAAGGATTTGGTGAGGTTCCAGCTCACATGTCGTGCACGGATTTACCACAGTACTGGAGGCGGCCACGGGG caacaCTATAAAAGGAAGCAGCCTTCAGAATGTCGACTGGCGAAGAGTGGGTGAGGGTGGCCGTGACTTGCCGTTGCCATGTCGCCTTGACCTCAGTGCAATCAAGGAGAGGAACGTAGAAGACTGGAGGAAGGACCTTGCCCAGTTTGCTCAAGCCCTTTCAGATGCAAACGCAGACAGTGCCCTAGTAACCGTACTAGCTGCTGCAGACCGTGCCCCAGTGTGCAGCTCCAGATGTGGCACCGTATTTTGTGGCTCACCACTTGCGTACCAGCAGCCACTCGTGCCTCATGGCTTCACTGTCCTCCTCTGCAGCTATCTCGGGGAGAAGCTCAACAAGCATGACAAGAGTGCTACACCGTGCCTGCCAAAACCCATGGTGCCATTCACTGGAAGCAGCCAGTGGGCTATACCAGGTGGCATCAGTGGTGGTAAAAGACGCATCTTGGAG AAAATTGTGTTCAGTCCTCTGCAAGCACAGTGCTTAGAGAAGAACTCCCAGCAGCAGCGAGCCAGCCAAACATGGTGTCAAGAGCGAAAACACCGGCTGACATCGTCAAACTTTGGCACTGTGCTTATGCGCAGCCATTGGAGCAGTAAAGGGCTTGGCCACCTGACATCAGCAAAAGACCTATCTAGGGTTCCTGCTGTCCG GTACGGCATTGCCAACGAGGCAAGAGCTCTCCAGCGTTATCAGGATGTTCTCAGGCACACAGGACAGGACGTGGAGCTTCAAAGCGTAGGGCTGTTTGTCAACCCAGAACAGCCATGGCTTGGAGCTTCCCCAGATGCCATTGTTCATGACCCTGTGGAAGACCCACCGTGGGGTTGTGTTGAAGTGAAGTGTCCTTATAGCATGAAAGATGCAGACCAAGAGAAGCTTTTTTCATGCCGAGACATTTGCGTGTCTTTTGACAGCTTGAACCACCCCGCACTGAAGCAGTCGCACCCATACTTCGCTCAAGTGATGGGCCAGATGGCCATCACAAAACTACAGTGGGCAGACTTTGTTATGTACGGTGAAAACTACATTTGTGTGCAAAGGGTCCGGTTTGACGAGAAAGTGTGGCATGAAATGAAAGCCAAGCTGGATAGTTTTTATTTTGACACACTTTTGCCATACTTTGTGAGAAACGTGGGTTGA